From the genome of Jeotgalibacillus haloalkalitolerans, one region includes:
- the arr gene encoding NAD(+)--rifampin ADP-ribosyltransferase codes for MTDKKDVLDRGPFFHGTKAELNIGDLLEPQYLSNYQDKKSNHIYFTATLEAAKWGAELAKSDAKERIYLVEPLGEFENDPNVTDKRFPGNPTRSYRSTSPLKIVAELGSWERHSDEQIHQMLASIEKLRKEGKAIILD; via the coding sequence ATGACGGATAAAAAAGATGTGCTGGACCGGGGTCCTTTCTTTCATGGGACAAAAGCTGAATTAAACATTGGTGATCTGTTAGAACCGCAGTACCTTTCAAACTACCAGGATAAAAAATCCAACCATATCTATTTCACAGCCACCTTGGAAGCAGCGAAATGGGGTGCTGAATTAGCTAAGTCCGATGCAAAAGAAAGAATTTATCTGGTTGAGCCGCTTGGTGAATTTGAAAATGATCCGAATGTTACTGATAAAAGGTTTCCAGGCAATCCAACACGCTCTTACAGATCAACATCACCTTTAAAAATTGTTGCTGAATTAGGTTCCTGGGAAAGGCATTCAGATGAACAGATTCATCAGATGCTTGCTTCCATTGAAAAGTTGCGGAAAGAAGGAAAAGCGATCATACTTGATTAA
- a CDS encoding alpha-galactosidase yields the protein MNNLSNKTTGIFVSEDRKTFHLQTEETSYIIEVHKEYLTHVYWGKRIDAYNGLMHHRFRDRGFSPNPDSSDRTFSLDTLPQEYPSYGHTDFRDPAVHIQWSDGSTVSDFRFSEYEVSSGKPALEGLPHVYAEAAEDAETLVIRLKDQLKHAVIELSYSVFGKMNAITRSARFVNEGTSSFHLQKCASVNVDFTRDDFDVINLPGAHEREREMERSHLGRHAISLESRRGSSSHQQNPFLALAEKGAGEEHGDVYAFNFVYSGSFKALAEVDQFKNTRVNMGIHPFDFNWLLEPGDAFQTPEAVLVYSDEGLGKMSRTFHQLYNTHLVRGEHKGKERPVLINNWEATYFDFTEEKIKEIIRAAAGTGIELFVLDDGWFGKRDDDKRSLGDWIVHTQKLPGGLSGIADQVNKAGMKFGLWFEPEMVSPDSELYRKHPNWCLHVPGRRRSESRSQLVLDFANPEVRHNIVQQLKTILSSANIDYVKWDMNRNMTEIGSPSLPAERQRETAHRYMLGLYEVMEEITAAFPHILFESCSGGGGRFDPGMLYYMPQTWTSDNTDAISRASIQYGTSLAYPTSTMGAHVSASPNHQTGRITSLKTRGHVAMEANFGYELDVTKMTEAQLSMMSKQIESYKSIRSTVQFGDLYRLQNVHEHYCYATIRVRRDQSEAVFLYLHILNEANGAFKRVKLRGLDSSAFYYVDGLDHVYGGDELMNVGVPIPYPDGDFDSLLWCLKKVEHYGRAK from the coding sequence ATGAACAACCTATCGAACAAAACAACTGGGATCTTTGTCAGTGAAGACCGAAAAACATTTCATCTTCAGACAGAAGAGACCAGTTATATCATTGAAGTTCATAAAGAATATCTTACCCATGTGTACTGGGGGAAAAGAATTGATGCATACAATGGTCTAATGCATCACCGCTTCAGGGATCGCGGCTTCTCGCCGAATCCGGATAGCAGTGACAGAACTTTTTCTCTGGACACGCTGCCACAGGAATATCCGTCCTACGGGCATACAGACTTCAGGGATCCTGCTGTTCATATTCAGTGGTCTGACGGATCGACGGTTTCTGATTTCAGATTCTCAGAATATGAAGTTAGCAGCGGCAAACCTGCGCTTGAAGGGCTGCCTCACGTATACGCAGAGGCAGCAGAAGATGCAGAAACGCTGGTTATCAGACTGAAGGATCAACTCAAACATGCAGTCATAGAGCTTTCGTATTCAGTGTTTGGAAAAATGAATGCAATCACCAGAAGTGCGCGCTTTGTTAATGAAGGAACGTCATCCTTTCACCTTCAAAAATGTGCGTCAGTCAATGTAGATTTTACAAGAGACGATTTTGATGTAATCAATCTTCCCGGTGCGCATGAAAGAGAGAGGGAGATGGAGCGTTCACATCTTGGCAGACATGCTATTTCACTTGAAAGTCGCAGAGGCTCAAGCTCACATCAGCAAAATCCTTTTCTCGCACTTGCTGAAAAAGGAGCCGGCGAAGAGCATGGAGATGTCTACGCATTTAACTTTGTGTACAGTGGAAGCTTTAAAGCGCTGGCTGAAGTGGATCAATTTAAAAACACCCGTGTAAACATGGGAATTCATCCTTTTGACTTCAACTGGCTACTTGAGCCGGGGGATGCCTTTCAAACACCTGAAGCTGTACTCGTCTATTCTGATGAAGGACTTGGGAAGATGTCGAGAACGTTTCATCAGCTTTATAACACGCATCTGGTAAGAGGTGAGCATAAAGGAAAGGAAAGACCTGTTCTCATTAATAACTGGGAAGCGACTTATTTTGATTTTACTGAAGAGAAGATTAAGGAAATCATTCGTGCAGCTGCCGGTACGGGTATTGAACTGTTTGTGCTGGATGATGGATGGTTTGGTAAAAGAGATGATGATAAAAGGTCGCTCGGTGACTGGATTGTTCATACACAAAAGCTGCCAGGCGGCCTCTCCGGAATTGCAGATCAGGTAAATAAAGCGGGGATGAAATTTGGACTCTGGTTTGAACCGGAAATGGTATCGCCTGATAGTGAACTTTACAGGAAACATCCCAACTGGTGCCTTCATGTTCCGGGCAGAAGACGATCGGAAAGCAGGAGTCAGCTTGTGTTGGACTTTGCTAATCCTGAAGTCAGACATAATATTGTGCAGCAGCTGAAAACGATTTTATCCAGTGCCAATATTGACTATGTGAAATGGGATATGAATCGTAATATGACTGAGATCGGTTCACCTTCACTGCCTGCAGAAAGACAGCGTGAAACCGCCCATCGCTATATGCTTGGATTATACGAAGTGATGGAGGAAATCACTGCAGCGTTCCCACATATTCTGTTTGAGAGCTGCTCAGGCGGTGGGGGGCGGTTTGATCCGGGAATGCTCTACTATATGCCTCAGACCTGGACAAGTGATAATACGGATGCAATCAGCAGAGCATCCATTCAATACGGTACAAGTCTTGCTTACCCAACAAGCACAATGGGTGCTCACGTATCAGCCTCACCGAACCACCAGACCGGTCGCATCACATCGTTAAAGACGCGTGGTCATGTAGCGATGGAAGCGAATTTTGGCTATGAACTAGATGTCACTAAGATGACTGAAGCACAACTATCCATGATGAGCAAACAAATTGAATCTTATAAAAGCATTCGTTCAACTGTACAGTTTGGAGATCTTTACAGACTTCAAAATGTTCACGAGCACTATTGTTATGCAACGATCAGGGTCAGGCGTGATCAATCTGAAGCAGTTTTTCTCTATTTACACATCCTGAATGAAGCAAATGGCGCTTTCAAACGCGTGAAATTAAGAGGATTAGACTCCTCTGCATTCTATTATGTTGATGGGCTTGATCATGTGTATGGCGGAGACGAACTGATGAACGTGGGAGTGCCGATTCCTTATCCGGATGGTGATTTTGATAGTTTGTTGTGGTGCCTGAAGAAGGTTGAGCATTATGGAAGAGCGAAGTAA
- a CDS encoding carbohydrate ABC transporter permease: protein MKIGKTNWPVTLLLIAGTILILFPLYITVVNAFKTPAETAESILALPVEWTFNNFTTAIEMTNFFNAFGNSFYITIVTVVFTVLTNSLVAYAIARNMHKKAYKFLFYYLVSAMFVPFPIIMLPIVNQMSSIGLMNQNGLILLYIVYGLSFNVFLYVGYIKTIPKELEEAAIVDGCTRWGVFWRIIFPMLSPINATVGILTALWAWNDFLLPLVILSDRGDHTLPLVQYVFQSQFATNYNLAFSSYLMALLPMLVLYLFLQKWIISGVTQGAIKS from the coding sequence ATGAAAATAGGCAAAACCAATTGGCCGGTTACTTTGTTGTTGATTGCAGGAACGATTCTGATCCTGTTTCCGCTCTATATTACAGTCGTGAATGCATTTAAAACGCCCGCTGAAACTGCTGAATCAATTCTGGCGTTGCCTGTTGAGTGGACATTTAATAATTTTACAACGGCGATTGAAATGACGAATTTCTTTAATGCTTTTGGCAATAGCTTTTATATCACGATTGTGACTGTTGTTTTTACAGTGCTTACTAATTCACTTGTTGCTTATGCGATTGCACGTAATATGCATAAAAAAGCTTATAAATTTCTATTTTACTATCTTGTAAGCGCGATGTTTGTACCATTTCCAATTATCATGCTGCCAATCGTCAATCAAATGAGTTCGATTGGTCTAATGAATCAGAATGGTCTTATACTCCTTTATATTGTGTATGGGCTATCATTTAATGTCTTTTTATATGTTGGATATATCAAGACGATTCCAAAAGAGCTTGAAGAAGCGGCAATTGTTGACGGATGCACCAGATGGGGTGTGTTCTGGCGCATTATTTTCCCGATGCTGTCGCCAATCAATGCGACTGTGGGGATTTTGACAGCGCTCTGGGCATGGAACGATTTCCTGCTGCCGCTTGTCATCCTGAGTGACCGGGGAGACCATACTTTGCCACTGGTGCAATATGTGTTCCAGTCACAGTTTGCAACAAATTATAACCTGGCGTTCTCATCTTATCTGATGGCACTGCTGCCAATGCTGGTACTTTACTTATTCCTGCAGAAATGGATCATCAGTGGCGTCACACAAGGAGCGATTAAATCCTGA
- a CDS encoding VC0807 family protein, with amino-acid sequence MLPKTTQQQAVYQRNIYLEGLKLKNNIVLWDLICYAIFPLVIWHGTREYIGDYYAMLISTVPGFIYSIIRFVILKKVNFLGIYLMATLAIGTLIDVLAGSAMQMLWNSVFYSYALSLLLLFSIAINRPLYLLFAVDVMELRGRDREILKQEFYQKKVLFIFKLITFGFAFQGILLASIKVWLIMNYGVEAFDKGLVLRQVLSWTISAVLIYGFVHIGKLLNYKSDAELERESRQA; translated from the coding sequence GTGTTACCTAAAACCACTCAGCAGCAGGCAGTTTACCAAAGAAACATATACCTGGAGGGACTTAAACTGAAAAATAATATCGTATTATGGGATTTAATTTGTTATGCCATCTTTCCGCTCGTCATCTGGCATGGTACGAGGGAGTATATTGGCGACTACTATGCCATGCTCATCTCAACAGTACCGGGATTCATCTATAGTATTATCCGATTCGTGATTCTAAAGAAAGTGAATTTTTTAGGCATTTATTTAATGGCCACGCTGGCAATTGGAACCCTGATAGACGTTCTTGCAGGGTCAGCCATGCAAATGCTTTGGAACAGTGTGTTTTACAGTTATGCGCTCTCCCTCCTTCTACTCTTCAGCATCGCAATCAATAGGCCGCTATATCTGCTGTTTGCTGTCGATGTGATGGAACTCAGGGGTAGAGACAGAGAGATTCTGAAACAGGAATTCTATCAGAAAAAAGTTCTTTTTATCTTTAAACTCATTACATTCGGCTTTGCTTTTCAGGGTATTCTGCTGGCTTCCATCAAAGTCTGGCTGATCATGAATTATGGCGTTGAAGCTTTTGATAAAGGACTTGTACTCAGACAGGTGCTAAGCTGGACGATTTCCGCTGTCCTTATTTATGGATTTGTACATATTGGGAAGCTATTGAATTATAAGTCGGATGCTGAACTTGAGCGGGAATCAAGGCAGGCGTGA
- a CDS encoding SDR family oxidoreductase, with protein MKRFDGKVVLITGGASGLGYASALQVAKEGAKLSLVDLNGEALEKAKSDILAEVPEAEIITITADVADEEAVKHYVNETVSAFQKVDGFFNNAGIEGKQNETENYGSDEFEKVVSINLNGVFYGMKHVLKVMKEQGSGSVVNTASVGGIRGIGNQSGYAASKHGVVGLTRNSGVEYGQYGISIKAIAPGAIMTPMVEGSLRQMGGDDWEAVGEEFVKSNPMQRFGKPEEIGYLVAFLLSDQAGFINGAVIPIDGGQSYKY; from the coding sequence ATGAAACGATTTGATGGCAAAGTTGTATTGATTACCGGCGGGGCATCAGGGCTCGGCTATGCTTCAGCGTTGCAGGTAGCAAAAGAAGGCGCGAAATTATCATTGGTTGATTTAAATGGTGAGGCGCTTGAAAAGGCGAAAAGTGACATTTTAGCAGAAGTACCTGAAGCGGAGATTATCACGATTACAGCAGACGTGGCAGATGAAGAAGCGGTCAAACATTATGTGAATGAAACCGTATCAGCTTTTCAGAAAGTTGATGGATTCTTTAATAATGCCGGTATTGAAGGGAAGCAGAATGAGACTGAAAACTATGGCTCAGATGAGTTTGAGAAGGTTGTCTCTATTAACCTGAACGGCGTATTTTATGGGATGAAGCACGTATTAAAGGTCATGAAAGAGCAGGGAAGCGGTTCGGTCGTGAATACAGCTTCCGTCGGCGGGATCCGGGGAATCGGGAATCAGTCAGGCTATGCAGCAAGCAAGCACGGTGTTGTCGGATTAACGCGTAACTCAGGTGTTGAGTACGGACAATATGGTATCAGTATTAAAGCAATAGCACCGGGTGCAATCATGACCCCGATGGTGGAAGGCTCACTTCGTCAAATGGGAGGGGACGACTGGGAAGCAGTTGGAGAGGAGTTCGTAAAGTCTAATCCAATGCAGCGCTTCGGTAAGCCTGAAGAAATCGGCTATCTTGTTGCCTTTCTATTGTCAGATCAGGCAGGATTCATTAATGGCGCTGTCATTCCGATAGATGGCGGGCAGTCTTATAAATATTAA
- a CDS encoding Type 1 glutamine amidotransferase-like domain-containing protein — MGSLFLSGGGDQDQTKVIDAIFIEKIDKTKPLLYIPIAMDSSQFDDCYQWIIDVFNPFGITVMMWTDLNNKRIDDLTSFSAVYIGGGNTYRLLNAMRASGFDQIIYHYVQDNGILYGGSAGAIIMGTDIKTCDHTDPNHVHLQDCSGLELVNSYAIWCHYKETDEELILRYIQTSSNPVIALPEETGILLEDHQAKVIGTLPAYMFKDGTKSVVQPDSFI, encoded by the coding sequence TTGGGAAGTCTTTTTTTATCCGGTGGCGGGGATCAGGATCAGACAAAAGTGATTGATGCGATCTTTATTGAAAAAATCGATAAAACAAAACCCTTGTTATACATACCGATCGCAATGGATTCTTCTCAATTTGATGATTGTTATCAATGGATAATTGATGTTTTTAATCCTTTTGGAATAACTGTCATGATGTGGACTGATTTAAACAATAAAAGGATTGATGATTTAACGTCCTTTTCTGCCGTATACATTGGTGGCGGTAATACCTATCGTTTGCTCAATGCTATGAGGGCTTCCGGATTTGATCAAATAATATATCACTATGTGCAGGATAATGGCATCCTTTATGGTGGCAGTGCCGGGGCAATTATAATGGGAACGGACATTAAAACTTGTGATCACACAGATCCTAATCACGTACACCTGCAGGATTGCAGCGGTTTAGAATTAGTGAATTCCTATGCTATCTGGTGTCATTACAAGGAGACGGACGAAGAACTGATTCTTAGATATATACAGACCTCTTCAAATCCCGTCATTGCATTGCCTGAGGAAACAGGAATTCTACTTGAAGATCACCAGGCTAAGGTAATTGGTACTTTACCTGCATATATGTTTAAAGATGGCACAAAGTCGGTTGTTCAACCTGATTCATTTATATGA
- a CDS encoding GNAT family N-acetyltransferase, whose protein sequence is MIYLKEGNLTIRSMKESDIEDFPLAFEQQGWYKPQELYKDYYMQQSKKEIEVIVAENDDRVAGYAVLKPGAHYGPFQTTNTPEIADLNVLIKFQKNGIGHKIMDTSEKLAKEKSESVSLAVGLHSGYGSAQRIYIKRGYIPDGSGVWYKGKPLAQYADCNNSDELTLYLLKKL, encoded by the coding sequence ATGATTTATTTAAAAGAAGGCAATTTAACGATCCGCTCTATGAAGGAAAGCGATATAGAAGATTTCCCGCTTGCCTTTGAACAGCAGGGATGGTACAAACCACAGGAGTTATACAAAGATTACTATATGCAGCAATCAAAAAAAGAAATAGAAGTGATTGTTGCTGAAAATGATGACAGGGTTGCAGGGTATGCAGTGCTGAAACCTGGAGCTCATTACGGGCCATTCCAGACAACCAATACTCCTGAAATAGCAGATTTAAATGTACTCATTAAATTTCAGAAGAATGGGATAGGCCATAAAATCATGGATACCTCTGAAAAGTTAGCTAAAGAAAAGAGTGAATCTGTTTCATTAGCAGTCGGTTTGCATTCCGGTTATGGATCTGCTCAAAGGATTTATATTAAGCGCGGTTATATACCTGACGGCTCTGGCGTCTGGTATAAAGGAAAACCACTTGCGCAATATGCTGACTGTAATAATAGCGATGAGTTAACCTTATATCTTCTGAAAAAACTCTAA
- a CDS encoding DinB family protein, translating into MLMKPESSEYANPFKQYIDFVPDGSLIDLLKLHQQTTNEFLKSVPSADWHKRYAKGKWNAKEVLGHMIDNEMNMLYRIFRITRGFEDSLPFFEREKSVQQIDYDSIPVERLFNYFWDTRQLMITTCENVKDENWLHQGKLGEYVFSARALAYISAGHELHHLHELKTKYFTN; encoded by the coding sequence ATGCTAATGAAGCCGGAAAGCAGTGAATACGCCAATCCTTTTAAGCAATATATTGACTTTGTCCCTGATGGAAGCCTGATTGATCTATTAAAACTTCACCAGCAGACAACAAATGAATTTTTAAAATCCGTTCCATCTGCTGACTGGCATAAGCGCTATGCTAAAGGTAAGTGGAATGCAAAGGAAGTACTCGGTCATATGATTGATAACGAAATGAACATGCTCTACCGCATCTTCCGAATCACCAGAGGCTTTGAAGATTCTCTTCCGTTTTTCGAAAGAGAAAAATCTGTTCAGCAAATTGATTATGACTCAATTCCGGTTGAACGGCTGTTTAATTATTTTTGGGACACCCGTCAGCTGATGATCACAACATGTGAAAATGTAAAAGATGAGAACTGGCTGCATCAGGGGAAGTTAGGTGAATACGTGTTTTCTGCCCGGGCCCTTGCCTATATTTCTGCAGGACATGAGCTGCATCATCTGCATGAACTGAAAACAAAGTATTTCACGAATTAA
- a CDS encoding DMT family transporter, translating into MKFKGIGLVMMAAVFWGVSGGIADILMNKGWDPTVISFYRGVVGLVFFLVWFLSRLSKNRTFNKRLFIWATLAGIGIAGNFTFYFLSIEHSSIAIAATLMYTAPVFVLLISFMFRIERSTWFKWGCIFGVLVGIILLTGAYDFTSISVSVTGAITGLAAGLSYALFIFGFKNTSSYGRPQSSLLVAFFVFCLILFAISDKQDLVSAMTSEDAALFLLLGIVGAGVSFFLYVIGIRHTTATTASMVAMVEPVTASLFGVLLLGDYLNMLQVLGMVLILVTITILSKKQSH; encoded by the coding sequence ATGAAGTTTAAGGGAATAGGCTTAGTCATGATGGCTGCTGTATTTTGGGGAGTCAGCGGCGGGATTGCCGACATTTTAATGAATAAGGGATGGGATCCAACGGTTATCTCCTTTTACAGAGGCGTTGTTGGACTCGTCTTCTTTCTTGTATGGTTTCTTTCCCGCCTCAGCAAAAACAGGACGTTCAATAAACGTTTATTCATATGGGCAACACTTGCCGGTATTGGAATTGCCGGGAATTTCACTTTTTATTTTCTGAGTATTGAGCATTCAAGTATCGCAATCGCGGCTACTTTAATGTATACAGCACCAGTATTCGTGCTGTTAATCTCTTTTATGTTTCGGATCGAACGGTCAACCTGGTTTAAATGGGGATGCATTTTTGGCGTATTAGTCGGGATCATTCTGCTGACGGGCGCTTATGATTTCACCTCTATTTCGGTCAGTGTGACTGGAGCAATTACGGGACTTGCAGCAGGCCTATCCTATGCATTATTCATCTTCGGCTTTAAAAACACTTCCTCCTATGGAAGGCCGCAGTCATCCCTATTAGTTGCCTTCTTTGTATTCTGTCTGATACTCTTTGCGATTAGTGATAAGCAGGACCTTGTAAGCGCAATGACTTCAGAGGATGCCGCCTTGTTTTTACTACTCGGCATTGTCGGCGCAGGCGTTTCATTTTTCCTGTATGTCATTGGAATCCGCCATACGACAGCGACTACCGCTTCAATGGTTGCAATGGTAGAGCCGGTAACAGCTTCATTATTCGGCGTACTTCTGCTTGGAGATTATTTAAATATGCTGCAAGTACTTGGCATGGTGCTCATCTTAGTGACAATCACCATACTGAGTAAAAAGCAGTCGCACTAA